In the Rhodohalobacter sp. SW132 genome, AGTTCGCAGAATTCTTGGAAGATGTATTGCCACTGTTGGCGCAACAAGTAATCCTGATCATTTCAATACAACGAAAGGAAAAGCAGGAAGAAGCCGGTGGCTCGGAATCCGGCCTCAAACAAGAGGTGTAGCGATGAACCCGGTAGATCACCCAATGGGTGGTGGTGAAGGGAAAGCATCCGGTGGACACCCAAGATCACCCTGGGGACAGTCGGCAAAAGGGAAAAAGACGAGAAACAGAAAGAAACTCTCTTCCAAGTTTATTGTTAAGCGAAGAAAAACAAAAAAGGGTAAATAATATATGCCTCGTTCGTTAAAAAAAGGGCCATTTGTACATTATAAGCTTCTGCGTAAAGTGGATGCAATGAATGAAAGTGGCAAAAAGAAAGTCATTAAAACATGGTCTCGTAGCTCAATGATTACTCCCGATTTTATCGGATTAACTATTGCAGTACACAATGGAAAACAGTTTATCCCTGTGTATGTGACTGATAATATGGTGGGACATAAACTGGGTGAATTTGCACCTACCCGCACGTTTCGCGGCCACCCGATTAAGAAAATGAAATAGAAAACTATTTGACCAATGGAAACACTTACATTCGAAGCTAAAGCAGTCCAGCGTCATCTGCGCAAAGCTCCAAGAAAATTACGCCTTGTTGTAGACTTGGTACGGGGTGAGCAAGTGGATAAAGCGATTAAAACACTTGAATTCACTAAAAAAGGTACTGCAGCCGATGTGGTTAAAGTGATCAAATCAGCAGCTGCAAACATTCGCGATAAATTTGAAGAAGAGCGGCTTGATAATGACCTCCTTTTTATCAAAGAGATCTATGTGGATGAGGGTGTGACCCTGAAGAGAATTCAACCCGCACCAATGGGCCGTGCACACCGCATCAATAAAAGAAGCAGCCACATTACTGTAGTTGTTGCGAAGAAGGAAGAAACTGTAATAGAAGATTAACCAGGTAACATTTTGGGACAAAAAAGTAATCCAACAGGACTCAGACTCGGTATCATAAAAGGTTGGGATTCCAACTGGTATTCCGATGAGAACCAGCCATCAATGCTGCTGGAAGACACAAAACTGCGTGAATATCTTGCTATTCGACTGCGCAACGGAGGTTTGTCTAACGTAATCATCGAACGTACTCCAAAAAGAATCTTGCTGACGCTGAATACATCCCGTCCGGGTGTAATCATCGGTAAGGGTGGTGAACAAATTGAACTCCTCAGAGGAGAGCTCAAAAAGATCACTAATAAAGAAGTACAGATTAACGTAAGTGAAATTAAGCGGCCTGAACTGGATGCCAGCCTGGTTGCACAAAATATTTCACAGCAGCTGCAGGCGCGGGTCTCTTTCAGAAGAGCAATGAAAACAGCTATCTCTTCAGCTATGAGAATGGGTGCTAAAGGAATTAAAATTAAATGTGCCGGACGTTTGGGTGGTGCTGAAATGGCACGAACCGAACAATACAAAGAAGGTCGTGTTCCTCTCCACACTCTGCGTGCAGATATCGATTATGCAAATATAACTTCCAATACCATTTACGGATCAATTGGAGTTTCCGTCTGGATTTTCAAAGGCGAGATCATTGGTGATGTAGATCTTACACCGGGATCCGATTCTAAACAGGAAAATGAACCGCAACGTAAAGGCGGTGGGCGAAGCAGGCAGCGTAAAGGCTCCGGAAGGTCCAAGCGTCGTACACGTAAATAACCGATAGTTTAAGAAATCATGTTAGAACCAAAAAGAATTCCAAGACGTCGCGTCCACAGGGACAAGCTTAAAGGAAACGCACAGCGCGGACATACTCTTGCTTTTGGAAGTTTTGGCCTCAAAGCACTTGAGCCAAAGTTTATCACATCAAGACAAATTGAAGCTTGCCGTGTGACGATTGCCCGAACCCTGCAGCGGGATGGGAAAACGTTTATCCGAATTTTTCCTGACAGACCCATCACCAGCAAACCTGCTGAAACACGAATGGGTAAAGGAAAGGGTGCACTCGATCACTTTATTGCGGTAGTTAAGCCCGGCAGAATACTGTTTGAGATTGCTGGTGTAAGCGAAGCACAAGCTCAGGAAGCGTTGAGAAGAGCATCTCATAAACTGCCTATTAAAACAA is a window encoding:
- the rplP gene encoding 50S ribosomal protein L16, with product MLEPKRIPRRRVHRDKLKGNAQRGHTLAFGSFGLKALEPKFITSRQIEACRVTIARTLQRDGKTFIRIFPDRPITSKPAETRMGKGKGALDHFIAVVKPGRILFEIAGVSEAQAQEALRRASHKLPIKTKFVKRRDYDGE
- the rpsS gene encoding 30S ribosomal protein S19, which produces MPRSLKKGPFVHYKLLRKVDAMNESGKKKVIKTWSRSSMITPDFIGLTIAVHNGKQFIPVYVTDNMVGHKLGEFAPTRTFRGHPIKKMK
- the rpsC gene encoding 30S ribosomal protein S3; translation: MGQKSNPTGLRLGIIKGWDSNWYSDENQPSMLLEDTKLREYLAIRLRNGGLSNVIIERTPKRILLTLNTSRPGVIIGKGGEQIELLRGELKKITNKEVQINVSEIKRPELDASLVAQNISQQLQARVSFRRAMKTAISSAMRMGAKGIKIKCAGRLGGAEMARTEQYKEGRVPLHTLRADIDYANITSNTIYGSIGVSVWIFKGEIIGDVDLTPGSDSKQENEPQRKGGGRSRQRKGSGRSKRRTRK
- the rplV gene encoding 50S ribosomal protein L22 — protein: METLTFEAKAVQRHLRKAPRKLRLVVDLVRGEQVDKAIKTLEFTKKGTAADVVKVIKSAAANIRDKFEEERLDNDLLFIKEIYVDEGVTLKRIQPAPMGRAHRINKRSSHITVVVAKKEETVIED